DNA sequence from the Halococcus salsus genome:
GAGCGTCAGCGAGCCGAGCGCGAGCCAATCTCGGAACGACAGCCGGCGTACTACCGACCGGGCCGAACGCTCGCTCTGCTCGGGTCCCCAGTCCAGTATCCGGGAGTGCAGTTGGTCCGAGGCCCCGATGACCGAGAACGTGATCCACTCGAAGACCGCCAACGGCCGCAACGACCACGAGGCACCGCCCCCCACGAGACGAACCGTGACCAGAAAGACCACGAGCGCCGAGACAGCGACGGTCACGCTCGATGCGGAGAGCGGTCGGTCGACGGCGAACGTCGACAGAACGGCGCTGACCAGGATCGAGAGACAGACGACGATGGGGAGGCTCAATCCGACGGCGTAGAGCACGACGCGGCCCGGCGAGCGGTCACTCAGGCCGAGCATCGAGACGAGCAGATAGCCCGGCAGGACCCCGAGCAGAGCACAGCCGAGGACCGGTCGAAACACGGTACTTCCCGGGATGTCGATGCCGAGGACCACGTCCAGGAAGAGATACGAGGTCACAACGACGAACAACGCCAGCTCCGTTCTGTTCACGCGGGTGTCCAACATTTTACATCGGAGATCCGAACTACTCAGCCATAATCAATGAGTGCATAAATCAGTCAATTGCGCCGTTGAAACGTGACCTCGATGTCGAGCCGAACCACGAGCTCAATGAAACGGCCGAAAGAACGCGCGCGAGATCGCCCTCCGTGGACATCACAGGGGACGACGGGCCAGGCTCGTGCCGTGGTCGTCGCTTCGTGGATCGGGGCAGCGCCGGTGACGTCGGGATGGCGACCGTGGGGTTAGATCCGGTCACTCGAACTGGAAGAACGAGCGAATCAACGGACCCGGACCGGAGGGAAGGGGAGTCGCGGCTCGAATCCCGGCGCTAACCACTGATTTCGTTCGACTCAAGCACCGAATAGCTATGATCCGATACGCTATCGGTAGGACCATGGCACTACGCCCGTCAACCGTCGAAACGGCTACCGCCGAGGTCTTCCAGGACGTGCTCGCGGGGTCGTCGGACGGCGTCCTCGCGATCGGGTTGAACGAAACGGCCACGGCCGACCTCCTTCACAGTCTGGACGGGATGACGGATCCTCCGTCGGTTCGGTTGCTCACCTACGAGTCGGTGCTCAAGTGGGTCCGGGAGGACTTCGCGATGGCGAGCATCGCGGCGGAGCTCGTCGCCACGAACACCCTCTCCACACAGATGGCGGAGGGCCCATTCGAGAACGTTCTGCTCGTCACCGACGAGTCCGTCACCGCCATCATCTCGACGAAAGACGACGTCGTCGGGCTCAGCACCGAGAACCTCGACCTCGTCGAGGGCACACGTGCCTACTGGCAGGGACTCTACAAGGAGTCCGGGAGTTTCCCGCTGCGCACGCCGGCGTACTCGGCAGTCGGGGACTCGCTCGCCACCGAGTTCGGTCCCGAACTCGTCGACGATTTCCAGTCGATGCTCGATGCGCTCGGGAGCACCCGCGGTCAGACCCTCGACGAGGTCGTGATCGCCCTCCTCGTCGCGGCCAAGCACGAGGAGCTCCTCTACGACATCTCGAGGTGGGGTGAGAACATCGGCATCGCGAGCAAGGCGACCTTCTCCCGGGAGAAGATGCGGCTCGAAGCGGCCGGACTCATCGCGACCGAAAAAGTGCCCGTGGACGTCGGTCGGCCACGGCTGCGCCTGCTCCTGGGCGACGACCGCCTCCGAACGGAGGACGCCGACGAGTTCGTGACCGTCGTTCGGGACGAACTCCCGGCCAGCGTCGACTCATGAGACCGGCCATCGAGGACCGGACCGTCGTCGTCACCGGCGGGAGCGGGTTCATCGGGAGCCATCTCGTCGAGGCGGTCGCGCCGACCAACGACGTCCGCGTCGTCGACACCGCCGACGGGGAGTCACGTCGTTTTCCGACGAACGTCGACGTCGTCACGGGCGACGTTCGCGATGCAGCCACGCGGGAGGCGGCGCTCGACGGTGCCGACGTCGTCTTTCACGAGGCGGCCATCGCGAGCGTCGAGCGCTCCATCCAGGAACCCGAGGAGAGCCACGCCGTGAACGTCGATGCCACGCTGTCGCTCCTCGAAACGGCTCGCCGAACCGGGACCCGAGTCGTCTTCGCGTCGAGTGCGGCCATCTACGGGGACCCCGACCGGGTGCCGGTCTCGGAGAACGAGTCGAAGACCCCGAACTCGCCGTACGGGCTCGAGAAGCTGGCCGGCGACCACTACTGCCGGCTCTACAACCACCTGTACGACGTCGAGACGGTCGCGCTTCGGTACTTCAACGTCTACGGCCCCCGGCAGTCGGCGGGGTCGTACAGCGGGGTGATCTCGACGTTCGTCTCCCAGACTCGGTCGGGCGGACCGATCACCGTTCAGGGCGACGGCGAACAGACGCGGGACTTCGTCCACGTTCGTGACGTCGTCCGTGCGAACCTGCTGGCCGCGACGACCGACGCCGTCGGGGAGGCGTTCAACGTCGGCACCGGGACAGAGGTGCGTATCGCCACCCTCGCCGAGCACGTCCGGAACGCCATCGACCCCGACATCGAGATCGTCCACACCGACGGGCGTTCCGGCGACGTTCGGGCGAGCTGTGCGGACATCTCGAAGGCCGAAGCCGAACTCGGCTACGAACCGACGCGGGACATCGAAACCGGGATCGGGTCGCTCGTCGAGTGGAACCGACGTCTCACCGTCAACTGAGGGTGAGGGTCGAACACCACAGCGCGAGAACCCCGGACGAACGCCGTTGGGACCGTTCGTTCGTGGTCGGGACCGAACCCGAGGCCACGACAGCGCTATGTGAACACTTGTCCAAGTAGAGGTGTGTTCAGCGAGTGGCTAGAACGGCCCCGGATGCGTGCGAGCGGCGACGTCGAGGAGCGGAGCGCGACGTGGCTCGAACTGTTCTACGACCTCGTGTTCGTGGTGACGGTCGCCGAACTCGTCGGGCTTCTCGGTGCCGGTCGCTCCCCGGCGAACGTGTTCGCGTACGTCGCGTTGTTCATTCCTGTGTGGTGGGGGTGGATCGGTTCGACGTTCTACGCGACCCGTTTCGACACCGACGACCTCGTTCACCGGCTCATGACCGCGATCGAACTCTTCGCGGTGGTCGCGCTCGCGGTCAACGTCCACGGGGCGTTCGGCGAGACCTCCCGTGGATTCGCGCTCGCCTATGCGGCGCTCCGG
Encoded proteins:
- the tbsP gene encoding transcriptional regulator TbsP, translated to MALRPSTVETATAEVFQDVLAGSSDGVLAIGLNETATADLLHSLDGMTDPPSVRLLTYESVLKWVREDFAMASIAAELVATNTLSTQMAEGPFENVLLVTDESVTAIISTKDDVVGLSTENLDLVEGTRAYWQGLYKESGSFPLRTPAYSAVGDSLATEFGPELVDDFQSMLDALGSTRGQTLDEVVIALLVAAKHEELLYDISRWGENIGIASKATFSREKMRLEAAGLIATEKVPVDVGRPRLRLLLGDDRLRTEDADEFVTVVRDELPASVDS
- a CDS encoding NAD-dependent epimerase/dehydratase family protein; this encodes MRPAIEDRTVVVTGGSGFIGSHLVEAVAPTNDVRVVDTADGESRRFPTNVDVVTGDVRDAATREAALDGADVVFHEAAIASVERSIQEPEESHAVNVDATLSLLETARRTGTRVVFASSAAIYGDPDRVPVSENESKTPNSPYGLEKLAGDHYCRLYNHLYDVETVALRYFNVYGPRQSAGSYSGVISTFVSQTRSGGPITVQGDGEQTRDFVHVRDVVRANLLAATTDAVGEAFNVGTGTEVRIATLAEHVRNAIDPDIEIVHTDGRSGDVRASCADISKAEAELGYEPTRDIETGIGSLVEWNRRLTVN